In Colletotrichum lupini chromosome 6, complete sequence, a single window of DNA contains:
- a CDS encoding amidohydrolase has translation MIHTTTCRAFGGISPSAMGRRPYVQAHRRRHRTPVAAATPPPMPLPTPIVVTVADDRNPVLSVLSPVCSREEKNSSLPYHSQPSTTPGPLESHQLLLSSSSSSSSNARNISNLSHLFASTRAFSSLTHRVSLTMLQTKPILQARSTLLHHIKSIMALLQPIMAPTTRHKDDKLISRVVAASTTPARRRLTLPERIPRGAWDSHMHVVDPAAYPLAKDAVYCPKTHRLDHALAFESSVGIDNIVLVQPSIYGNDNTCLLDALRALGSRRGRAVVAFEPGSLSQSTLAEWHRLGVRGVRINLSSVGKSLNAVELDSLLRRYAHDCKPLDWVIQVYMPMSMIELLEPIVPTLGVRVCIDHLGHPNIKDMPSHNPYDMKGFKSLAKLLRAGNTYVKLSAPYRLSSKADHSDLEPIAREVLHLRGKDRVIFATDWPHTRFEGLDIRPWMETVLDWCGKDDVLVDRLFRGNAEDLWNARHSR, from the coding sequence ATGATCCACACAACGACGTGCCGGGCCTTCGGCGGAATCTCACCAAGCGCAATGGGCCGACGTCCATATGTGCAGGCGCACCGCCGCCGTCATCGCACacctgttgctgctgctactCCTCCTCCTATGCCGTTGCCGACCCCCATCGTGGTAACAGTTGCGGATGACAGAAACCCCGTGTTGTCGGTCCTGTCGCCAGTTTGTTCACGCGAGGAGAAGAATTCATCCCTTCCATACCATTCTCAGCCCTCAACCACCCCCGGTCCTTTAGAGTCCCATCAACTCCTCCTCAGTAGcagtagcagcagcagcagtaacGCCCGCAATATCAGCAACCTCTCTCACCTCTTCGCCTCCACCCGGGCCTTCTCATCTCTTACACATAGGGTCTCCCTCACCATGCTACAAACCAAGCCCATCCTCCAGGCCCGTTCCACTCTCCTCCATCACATCAAGTCCATCATGGCTCTCCTCCAGCCGATCATGGCACCAACTACACGGCACAAAGACGACAAGTTAATATCCAGAGTCGTCGCCGCCAGCACCACTCCCGCACGGCGCAGGCTGACTCTCCCGGAGCGGATCCCTCGCGGAGCGTGGGACTCACATATGCACGTCGTCGACCCGGCCGCCTACCCCTTGGCAAAGGACGCAGTCTACTGCCCCAAAACGCACCGCCTTGACCACGCCCTCGCCTTCGAGTCCTCCGTCGGCATCGACAATATCGTCCTCGTACAGCCATCCATCTACGGCAACGACAACACTTGCCTCCTCGACGCCCTTCGTGCCCTCGGCTCCCGCCGCGGCAGGGCGGTGGTGGCTTTCGAGCCAGGCAGCCTGTCTCAGAGCACCCTGGCAGAGTGGCACAGGCTCGGTGTAAGAGGCGTCCGGATCAACCTCTCCTCGGTGGGCAAATCCCTCAACGCTGTAGAGCTCGACTCGTTACTACGTCGATATGCCCACGACTGCAAGCCTCTGGATTGGGTGATACAGGTGTACATGCCCATGTCCATGATCGAGCTGCTCGAGCCCATCGTCCCGACCCTCGGCGTGAGAGTTTGCATCGATCACCTCGGGCATCCCAATATCAAGGACATGCCATCACATAACCCGTACGACATGAAGGGCTTCAAGTCCCTAGCCAAGCTGCTCCGAGCCGGGAACACCTACGTAAAGTTATCGGCGCCGTACCGGCTGAGCTCTAAGGCAGATCATAGCGATCTGGAGCCGATTGCGCGAGAGGTGCTTCACCTGCGGGGCAAGGACAGAGTCATCTTTGCGACGGACTGGCCGCATACCCGGTTCGAGGGCCTGGATATCCGGCCCTGGATGGAGACGGTGCTCGACTGGTGCGGGAAAGATGATGTCTTGGTTGACAGGTTATTCAGGGGCAACGCGGAGGATCTATGGAATGCCCGTCACAGCAGATGA